One part of the Syngnathus acus chromosome 17, fSynAcu1.2, whole genome shotgun sequence genome encodes these proteins:
- the ttc19 gene encoding tetratricopeptide repeat protein 19, mitochondrial isoform X4, producing the protein MLRGELEAASSFLHAAAAIAQRERHQAAIIYTYSQMANLAYVQGHMTQAEKLFKATMSHMLANGTPEDDNAFVEMSLKLATMYAQENKTELAEHGFRFCFETLESKVQTLETTPADERTEADEVLRKDTHLLLGLCLDSHARYLAATKRLTQAAAHYRRALDICRQEQGPHHHQTLVLMSDLATILDMQGRHDDALALISQAVDGGRVSGHQDLHVLLANMAALLLHAGRRDDGLRTYREALDLAREVDDGDAVRHILQNLSRATKTDPSPEEAEQRAP; encoded by the exons ATGTTAAGGGGCGAGCTGGAGGCGGCCTCGTCCTTCCtgcacgccgccgccgccattgcACAACGGGAACGCCACCAAGCGGCCATCATCTACACGTACAGCCAG ATGGCCAACCTGGCCTACGTTCAAGGTCACATGACTCAG GCTGAGAAGCTCTTCAAGGCGACCATGAGCCACATGCTGGCCAACGGGACGCCGGAG GACGACAACGCCTTTGTGGAGATGTCCCTCAAGCTGGCCACCATGTACGCCCAAGAGAACAA gaCGGAGCTCGCCGAGCACGGTTTCAGGTTCTGCTTCGAGACTTTGGAGAGCAAAGTGCAAACGCTAGAGACGACGCCAGCGGATGAGCGAACAG AGGCCGATGAGGTTCTGAGGAAGGACACCCATCTGCTTCTGGGTTTGTGTTTGGACTCTCACGCTCGCTACCTGGCGGCCACAAAGCGACTGACCCAGGCCGCCGCCCACTACCGCAGAGCTTTGGACATCTGCCGGCAGGAGCAGGGTCCGCATCACCACCAG ACACTGGTCCTGATGAGCGACCTGGCCACCATTTTGGATATGCAGGGTCGCCACGACGATGCCCTGGCGCTTATCAGTCAGGCAGTGGACGGGGGCCGAGTCTCGGGACACCAGGACCTTCACGTCCTCCTGGCCAACATGGCCGCTCTCCTGCTGCACGCAG GTCGCCGCGACGACGGCCTGCGCACCTACCGCGAGGCCCTCGATCTGGCGCGGGAAGTGGATGATGGCGACGCTGTCCGGCACATCTTGCAGAACCTCAGCCGGGCCACCAAGACCGACCCCAGCCCAGAGGAGGCGGAGCAACGTGCTCCTTAG
- the ttc19 gene encoding tetratricopeptide repeat protein 19, mitochondrial isoform X2, whose amino-acid sequence MATTCAQTLRRACRFMFGRPGFGASGSILPSLCFRNAPPCSNGGVLGITGAASPQKGGSGGQRRRRGETVWTAATAAFLFFGSSEEVPSSEEELILLLKKAKLSMLRGELEAASSFLHAAAAIAQRERHQAAIIYTYSQMANLAYVQGHMTQAEKLFKATMSHMLANGTPEDDNAFVEMSLKLATMYAQENKTELAEHGFRFCFETLESKVQTLETTPADERTEADEVLRKDTHLLLGLCLDSHARYLAATKRLTQAAAHYRRALDICRQEQGPHHHQGRHDDALALISQAVDGGRVSGHQDLHVLLANMAALLLHAGRRDDGLRTYREALDLAREVDDGDAVRHILQNLSRATKTDPSPEEAEQRAP is encoded by the exons ATGGCGACGACCTGCGCGCAAACTCTAAGGCGAGCGTGCAGGTTTATGTTTGGACGTCCTGGTTTTGGGGCGAGCGGCTCCATTTTGCCGTCGCTTTGCTTTCGGAACGCTCCGCCGTGCAG tAATGGTGGCGTGTTGGGGATCACTGGAGCTGCCTCGCCACAAAAAGGAGGAAGCGGAGGACAGCGACGCAGGAGAGGAGAAACCGTATGGACGGCGGCAACGGCAG cctttttgtttttcggcTCATCCGAAGAGGTGCCGAGCAGCGAGGAGGAGCTGATTTTGCTTCTGAAGAAGGCCAAG CTCAGCATGTTAAGGGGCGAGCTGGAGGCGGCCTCGTCCTTCCtgcacgccgccgccgccattgcACAACGGGAACGCCACCAAGCGGCCATCATCTACACGTACAGCCAG ATGGCCAACCTGGCCTACGTTCAAGGTCACATGACTCAG GCTGAGAAGCTCTTCAAGGCGACCATGAGCCACATGCTGGCCAACGGGACGCCGGAG GACGACAACGCCTTTGTGGAGATGTCCCTCAAGCTGGCCACCATGTACGCCCAAGAGAACAA gaCGGAGCTCGCCGAGCACGGTTTCAGGTTCTGCTTCGAGACTTTGGAGAGCAAAGTGCAAACGCTAGAGACGACGCCAGCGGATGAGCGAACAG AGGCCGATGAGGTTCTGAGGAAGGACACCCATCTGCTTCTGGGTTTGTGTTTGGACTCTCACGCTCGCTACCTGGCGGCCACAAAGCGACTGACCCAGGCCGCCGCCCACTACCGCAGAGCTTTGGACATCTGCCGGCAGGAGCAGGGTCCGCATCACCACCAG GGTCGCCACGACGATGCCCTGGCGCTTATCAGTCAGGCAGTGGACGGGGGCCGAGTCTCGGGACACCAGGACCTTCACGTCCTCCTGGCCAACATGGCCGCTCTCCTGCTGCACGCAG GTCGCCGCGACGACGGCCTGCGCACCTACCGCGAGGCCCTCGATCTGGCGCGGGAAGTGGATGATGGCGACGCTGTCCGGCACATCTTGCAGAACCTCAGCCGGGCCACCAAGACCGACCCCAGCCCAGAGGAGGCGGAGCAACGTGCTCCTTAG
- the ttc19 gene encoding tetratricopeptide repeat protein 19, mitochondrial isoform X1: MATTCAQTLRRACRFMFGRPGFGASGSILPSLCFRNAPPCSNGGVLGITGAASPQKGGSGGQRRRRGETVWTAATAAFLFFGSSEEVPSSEEELILLLKKAKLSMLRGELEAASSFLHAAAAIAQRERHQAAIIYTYSQMANLAYVQGHMTQAEKLFKATMSHMLANGTPEDDNAFVEMSLKLATMYAQENKTELAEHGFRFCFETLESKVQTLETTPADERTEADEVLRKDTHLLLGLCLDSHARYLAATKRLTQAAAHYRRALDICRQEQGPHHHQTLVLMSDLATILDMQGRHDDALALISQAVDGGRVSGHQDLHVLLANMAALLLHAGRRDDGLRTYREALDLAREVDDGDAVRHILQNLSRATKTDPSPEEAEQRAP, encoded by the exons ATGGCGACGACCTGCGCGCAAACTCTAAGGCGAGCGTGCAGGTTTATGTTTGGACGTCCTGGTTTTGGGGCGAGCGGCTCCATTTTGCCGTCGCTTTGCTTTCGGAACGCTCCGCCGTGCAG tAATGGTGGCGTGTTGGGGATCACTGGAGCTGCCTCGCCACAAAAAGGAGGAAGCGGAGGACAGCGACGCAGGAGAGGAGAAACCGTATGGACGGCGGCAACGGCAG cctttttgtttttcggcTCATCCGAAGAGGTGCCGAGCAGCGAGGAGGAGCTGATTTTGCTTCTGAAGAAGGCCAAG CTCAGCATGTTAAGGGGCGAGCTGGAGGCGGCCTCGTCCTTCCtgcacgccgccgccgccattgcACAACGGGAACGCCACCAAGCGGCCATCATCTACACGTACAGCCAG ATGGCCAACCTGGCCTACGTTCAAGGTCACATGACTCAG GCTGAGAAGCTCTTCAAGGCGACCATGAGCCACATGCTGGCCAACGGGACGCCGGAG GACGACAACGCCTTTGTGGAGATGTCCCTCAAGCTGGCCACCATGTACGCCCAAGAGAACAA gaCGGAGCTCGCCGAGCACGGTTTCAGGTTCTGCTTCGAGACTTTGGAGAGCAAAGTGCAAACGCTAGAGACGACGCCAGCGGATGAGCGAACAG AGGCCGATGAGGTTCTGAGGAAGGACACCCATCTGCTTCTGGGTTTGTGTTTGGACTCTCACGCTCGCTACCTGGCGGCCACAAAGCGACTGACCCAGGCCGCCGCCCACTACCGCAGAGCTTTGGACATCTGCCGGCAGGAGCAGGGTCCGCATCACCACCAG ACACTGGTCCTGATGAGCGACCTGGCCACCATTTTGGATATGCAGGGTCGCCACGACGATGCCCTGGCGCTTATCAGTCAGGCAGTGGACGGGGGCCGAGTCTCGGGACACCAGGACCTTCACGTCCTCCTGGCCAACATGGCCGCTCTCCTGCTGCACGCAG GTCGCCGCGACGACGGCCTGCGCACCTACCGCGAGGCCCTCGATCTGGCGCGGGAAGTGGATGATGGCGACGCTGTCCGGCACATCTTGCAGAACCTCAGCCGGGCCACCAAGACCGACCCCAGCCCAGAGGAGGCGGAGCAACGTGCTCCTTAG
- the ttc19 gene encoding tetratricopeptide repeat protein 19, mitochondrial isoform X3: MVACWGSLELPRHKKEEAEDSDAGEEKPYGRRQRQLSMLRGELEAASSFLHAAAAIAQRERHQAAIIYTYSQMANLAYVQGHMTQAEKLFKATMSHMLANGTPEDDNAFVEMSLKLATMYAQENKTELAEHGFRFCFETLESKVQTLETTPADERTEADEVLRKDTHLLLGLCLDSHARYLAATKRLTQAAAHYRRALDICRQEQGPHHHQTLVLMSDLATILDMQGRHDDALALISQAVDGGRVSGHQDLHVLLANMAALLLHAGRRDDGLRTYREALDLAREVDDGDAVRHILQNLSRATKTDPSPEEAEQRAP; the protein is encoded by the exons ATGGTGGCGTGTTGGGGATCACTGGAGCTGCCTCGCCACAAAAAGGAGGAAGCGGAGGACAGCGACGCAGGAGAGGAGAAACCGTATGGACGGCGGCAACGGCAG CTCAGCATGTTAAGGGGCGAGCTGGAGGCGGCCTCGTCCTTCCtgcacgccgccgccgccattgcACAACGGGAACGCCACCAAGCGGCCATCATCTACACGTACAGCCAG ATGGCCAACCTGGCCTACGTTCAAGGTCACATGACTCAG GCTGAGAAGCTCTTCAAGGCGACCATGAGCCACATGCTGGCCAACGGGACGCCGGAG GACGACAACGCCTTTGTGGAGATGTCCCTCAAGCTGGCCACCATGTACGCCCAAGAGAACAA gaCGGAGCTCGCCGAGCACGGTTTCAGGTTCTGCTTCGAGACTTTGGAGAGCAAAGTGCAAACGCTAGAGACGACGCCAGCGGATGAGCGAACAG AGGCCGATGAGGTTCTGAGGAAGGACACCCATCTGCTTCTGGGTTTGTGTTTGGACTCTCACGCTCGCTACCTGGCGGCCACAAAGCGACTGACCCAGGCCGCCGCCCACTACCGCAGAGCTTTGGACATCTGCCGGCAGGAGCAGGGTCCGCATCACCACCAG ACACTGGTCCTGATGAGCGACCTGGCCACCATTTTGGATATGCAGGGTCGCCACGACGATGCCCTGGCGCTTATCAGTCAGGCAGTGGACGGGGGCCGAGTCTCGGGACACCAGGACCTTCACGTCCTCCTGGCCAACATGGCCGCTCTCCTGCTGCACGCAG GTCGCCGCGACGACGGCCTGCGCACCTACCGCGAGGCCCTCGATCTGGCGCGGGAAGTGGATGATGGCGACGCTGTCCGGCACATCTTGCAGAACCTCAGCCGGGCCACCAAGACCGACCCCAGCCCAGAGGAGGCGGAGCAACGTGCTCCTTAG